The proteins below come from a single Papaver somniferum cultivar HN1 chromosome 11, ASM357369v1, whole genome shotgun sequence genomic window:
- the LOC113322650 gene encoding cytochrome P450 94C1-like, with protein sequence MDLDSIQKLFCLIFFSFTVLFFCFSILLLFLRQNYWCNCEICDAYLCSSWSKDFTNICDWYTYLLSKSPSQTIHIHVLRNTITANPENVEYMLKTRFDNYPKGKTFSTILHDLLGRGIFNVDGDTWKFQRKMASLELGSVSIRSYAFDIVTREIHDRLIPLLHKNSNTVLDLQDVLRRFAFDNICQFSFGLDPGCLELDMPMSEFAVAFDLSSKLSAERAICVSPLIWKVKRLLNIGSEKELRGAIKMVNLLADEVIKQRRKLGFSSNQDLLSRFMGTVNDDRYLRDIVISFVLAGRDTVAAALTGFFWLLSNHKEIESSILEESNRVMGTDPELHPTFEQMREMPYLQACLYESMRLYPPVQFDSKFAHGDDVFPDGTFIRKGTRVTYHPYAMGRMEQVWGSDCLEYKPERWLQNGLFSPESLFKYPVFQGGVRVCLGKEMALVEMKNVALSLIRRFKIKGTDESFKKPKFAPGLVATVRGGFPVMVSKR encoded by the coding sequence ATGGATTTAGACTCCATTCAAAAACTCTTCTGCCTAATATTTTTCTCATTCACAGTTCTCTTCTTCTGTTTCTCAATCCTATTATTATTCCTGAGACAAAACTATTGGTGTAACTGTGAAATATGTGATGCTTATTTATGCTCAAGCTGGTCTAAAGATTTCACAAACATCTGTGATTGGTATACTTATTTACTAAGTAAATCACCATCACAAACAATTCATATCCATGTTCTTCGTAACACCATCACTGCAAATCCAGAAAATGTTGAGTACATGTTAAAAACAAGGTTTGATAATTACCCTAAAGGTAAAACTTTCTCtaccatcttacatgatttattaGGCCGTGGTAtatttaatgtagatggtgataCTTGGAAGTTTCAACGTAAAATGGCTAGTCTTGAACTTGGTTCGGTTTCTATTCGGTCTTATGCTTTCGATATTGTAACCAGAGAGATTCATGATCGTCTGATTCCATTATTACACAAGAACAGCAACACTGTGTTGGATTTGCAAGATGTACTGAGAAGATTTGCTTTTGATAATATCTGTCAGTTTTCATTCGGGTTAGATCCGGGTTGTCTTGAATTAGACATGCCCATGTCTGAATTTGCTGTTGCTTTTGATTTATCATCCAAATTATCAGCGGAGAGAGCTATATGTGTATCACCATTGATATGGAAAGTCAAGAGGTTGCTGAATATTGGGTCTGAGAAGGAATTGAGAGGAGCCATTAAAATGGTTAATCTTCTAGCTGATGAAGTTATTAAGCAGAGGAGAAAATTGGGTTTTTCATCAAACCAAGACTTGCTATCAAGATTCATGGGTACGGTCAACGACGACAGGTATTTGAGAGATATTGTTATAAGTTTTGTCTTAGCCGGAAGGGATACGGTCGCCGCCGCGTTGACTGGTTTCTTTTGGTTGTTATCAAATCATAAGGAAATTGAGTCGAGCATACTGGAAGAGTCGAATCGGGTTATGGGTACGGATCCAGAATTGCACCCGACTTTTGAACAAATGAGAGAAATGCCTTACTTGCAAGCTTGTTTATATGAGAGTATGAGACTTTATCCACCAGTACAGTTCGATTCCAAGTTTGCTCATGGAGATGATGTGTTCCCTGATGGTACGTTTATCCGAAAAGGTACGCGGGTAACATATCACCCGTATGCGATGGGTCGGATGGAACAAGTTTGGGGTTCCGATTGTCTCGAATACAAACCGGAAAGATGGCTTCAAAACGGGTTGTTCTCACCGGAAAGTCTGTTTAAGTACCCGGTTTTTCAAGGTGGAGTAAGGGTTTGTTTAGGTAAAGAAATGGCATTAGTTGAAATGAAAAATGTCGCCCTTTCTTTGATCAGAAGGTTTAAAATTAAAGGGACCGATGAGTCCTTCAAGAAACCGAAATTTGCACCCGGGTTAGTGGCGACCGTTAGAGGAGGTTTTCCAGTTATGGTTAGCAAAAGATGA